One window from the genome of Candidatus Methylomirabilota bacterium encodes:
- a CDS encoding amino acid ABC transporter substrate-binding protein: MRMLALLTLALLGLSPADAWAQSIKMGAVVPLTGRYGAGGAQIRAGYEFAVERLNAGGGITVGGVKMPVELILLDDESDATKTVARMETLAAQGVVGYLGGFGSDLHAAAASVAEKNHIAYLGVAFALQKIHQQNFRYLFSPFWKSPDIGHATAGLFGLIPATERPRTVAIFQEKTDWGREMAAAWTEAGKDAGYQVAMTGEYAPGAKDFSDLILKAKAANVDVVLALPNPPDGMTIVKQMKELGFTPKLSFFIRAPDAQIWSQNLGKDGDYMVLAAGWHHAMKGAGVKELNDAHQKKYGRPADPLVGPAYACVEILAAAVTRAGFPDREKVRDAIAATNMNTVIGPVKFRPDGTGIVAQALLQWQNGKQELVWPKESATARLAYPAPAFAKR; encoded by the coding sequence ATGAGGATGCTGGCTCTGCTCACGCTCGCCCTGCTCGGGCTGTCCCCCGCCGATGCGTGGGCTCAGTCGATCAAGATGGGCGCGGTGGTCCCGCTCACCGGCCGCTACGGCGCCGGTGGCGCCCAGATCCGCGCGGGCTACGAGTTCGCGGTCGAGCGCCTCAACGCGGGCGGCGGCATCACGGTGGGCGGCGTGAAGATGCCGGTGGAGCTGATCCTGCTGGACGACGAGTCCGACGCGACCAAGACGGTGGCCCGCATGGAGACGCTGGCCGCCCAGGGCGTGGTCGGCTATCTCGGCGGCTTCGGCTCCGATCTGCACGCGGCCGCCGCTTCGGTGGCCGAGAAGAACCACATCGCGTACCTCGGCGTGGCGTTCGCGCTGCAGAAGATCCACCAGCAGAACTTCCGCTATCTCTTCTCGCCCTTCTGGAAGTCGCCCGACATCGGCCACGCCACCGCGGGCCTGTTCGGTCTGATCCCGGCCACCGAGCGGCCCAGGACGGTGGCGATCTTCCAGGAGAAGACGGACTGGGGCCGCGAGATGGCGGCGGCGTGGACGGAAGCCGGCAAGGACGCGGGCTATCAGGTCGCGATGACCGGCGAGTACGCGCCGGGCGCCAAGGACTTCTCGGATCTGATCCTCAAGGCCAAGGCGGCCAACGTCGACGTGGTGCTGGCGCTGCCGAATCCGCCCGACGGCATGACCATCGTCAAGCAGATGAAGGAGCTGGGCTTCACCCCGAAGCTCTCGTTCTTCATCCGCGCCCCCGACGCGCAGATCTGGTCGCAGAACCTCGGCAAGGACGGCGACTACATGGTGCTGGCCGCGGGCTGGCACCACGCCATGAAGGGCGCCGGCGTGAAGGAGCTGAACGACGCGCACCAGAAGAAGTACGGGCGCCCCGCCGATCCGCTGGTGGGGCCGGCCTACGCGTGCGTCGAGATCCTCGCCGCCGCGGTGACGCGCGCCGGCTTCCCGGACCGCGAGAAGGTGCGGGACGCGATCGCGGCCACGAACATGAACACGGTGATCGGCCCCGTGAAGTTCCGCCCGGACGGGACCGGCATCGTGGCCCAGGCCCTGCTGCAGTGGCAGAACGGCAAGCAGGAGCTGGTGTGGCCGAAGGAGTCGGCGACCGCCCGGCTGGCGTACCCGGCGCCTGCGTTCGCCAAGCGCTGA
- a CDS encoding ABC transporter ATP-binding protein, with amino-acid sequence MALLEVERLTKGFGGVLAVNDVGFTLEAGELLGIMGPNGSGKTTLFNLIAGALRPDRGCIRFAGRDIAGLLPHRVCARGIARTFQLVRPFAGLTALDNVRVGCLYGRRRGAVDARAEALRLLALVGLDGRAAAPAASLTLMDRKRLELARALATGPDLLLLDEFMAGLNPTETAAAMDLIRRLVADGLTVLMVEHIVWALMDLARRIVVLSAGEKIADGPPAAVAADPRVVDVYLGATRSHA; translated from the coding sequence GTGGCGCTCCTCGAAGTCGAGCGGCTGACCAAGGGCTTCGGGGGCGTCCTCGCGGTCAACGACGTCGGCTTCACCCTCGAGGCCGGTGAGCTGCTCGGCATCATGGGGCCGAACGGCTCCGGCAAGACCACGCTGTTCAACCTGATCGCGGGCGCGCTGCGCCCCGATCGCGGCTGCATCCGCTTCGCGGGCCGCGACATCGCGGGCCTCCTGCCCCATCGCGTCTGCGCCCGCGGCATCGCCCGCACGTTTCAGCTGGTGCGGCCGTTCGCGGGGCTCACCGCACTCGACAACGTCCGGGTGGGCTGTCTCTACGGGCGCCGGCGCGGCGCGGTCGACGCCCGCGCCGAGGCGCTGAGGCTCCTCGCGCTGGTGGGACTCGACGGGCGGGCGGCCGCGCCGGCGGCCTCCCTCACCCTCATGGATCGCAAGCGTCTCGAGCTGGCCCGCGCGCTCGCCACCGGGCCGGATCTGCTGCTGCTCGACGAGTTCATGGCCGGTCTCAACCCGACCGAGACCGCGGCGGCCATGGACTTGATCCGCCGGCTGGTCGCCGACGGCCTGACCGTGCTGATGGTGGAGCACATCGTGTGGGCGCTCATGGACCTGGCCCGCCGCATCGTGGTGCTGAGCGCGGGCGAGAAGATCGCCGACGGCCCGCCCGCGGCGGTCGCCGCCGATCCGCGAGTCGTCGACGTGTACCTGGGCGCGACGCGGTCGCATGCTTGA
- a CDS encoding ABC transporter ATP-binding protein, which produces MLEIQGLEASYGDVPVLRSVSVTVAPGEMVALLGPNGAGKSTLLGCVAGLVRPRAGVVRWEGQDLRTISPHRIVERGLVMVPEGRRLFGAMSVEDNLELGAFSPRARAARRQSLERVFALFPDLHARRRQIVRALSGGQQQMVAVGRALMAHPRLLMLDEPSLGIAPLLVRAILDALVEINRAGVAIFLVEQNVRAALGLAHRAYILEAGRIAGEGSGAALLQDAHVRRAYLGPLAVTGPP; this is translated from the coding sequence ATGCTTGAGATCCAGGGGCTGGAAGCGTCGTACGGCGACGTGCCCGTGCTCCGGTCGGTCTCGGTCACGGTCGCGCCCGGCGAGATGGTCGCGCTCCTCGGCCCCAACGGAGCCGGCAAGTCCACCCTGCTCGGCTGCGTGGCCGGCCTCGTGCGGCCGCGCGCCGGCGTCGTGCGCTGGGAGGGCCAGGATCTGCGGACCATCAGCCCGCATCGGATCGTCGAGCGCGGGCTCGTGATGGTGCCCGAGGGCCGGCGGCTCTTCGGCGCCATGAGCGTCGAGGACAACCTGGAGCTGGGCGCGTTCTCCCCGCGCGCCCGCGCGGCGCGCCGGCAGAGCCTGGAGCGCGTGTTCGCCCTGTTCCCCGACCTGCACGCGCGCCGGCGCCAGATCGTCCGCGCATTGTCCGGCGGCCAGCAGCAGATGGTGGCGGTGGGCCGGGCCCTGATGGCGCACCCGCGCCTCCTGATGCTGGACGAGCCCTCGCTCGGCATCGCGCCCCTGCTGGTGCGCGCGATCCTGGACGCGCTGGTCGAGATCAACCGCGCGGGGGTGGCCATCTTCCTGGTGGAGCAGAACGTGCGGGCCGCGCTCGGTCTCGCCCACCGCGCCTACATCCTGGAGGCCGGCCGCATCGCGGGCGAAGGGAGCGGAGCCGCGCTGCTCCAGGACGCGCACGTGCGGCGGGCCTATCTGGGCCCGCTCGCGGTGACGGGCCCGCCGTGA